From the genome of Hathewaya histolytica, one region includes:
- the rsmI gene encoding 16S rRNA (cytidine(1402)-2'-O)-methyltransferase, translating into MSKLYLVPTPIGNLKDITLRALEVLNEVDYVASEDTRVSLKLLNHFNIKKSLISYHKHNEQGKSEDLISILKNGKSVAIITDAGTPGISDPGSVVVQKCIEEDISFEVLPGATAITTALVYSGLDTTSFLFKGFLPRENKDRKPVLEDIKNRTETLIFYEAPHRLRSTLEALYEGLGNRNISLCRELTKLHEEILRFSLEEAINYYDDINPRGEYVLVVSGKSLEEIRKEEISKWEDLSIEDHIRKYIEDGLSKKEAVKKVAKERGIPKGEVYKYSIDI; encoded by the coding sequence ATGTCAAAGCTTTATTTAGTGCCGACACCAATCGGAAATTTAAAGGATATAACCTTAAGAGCCTTAGAAGTACTTAATGAGGTAGATTATGTAGCTAGTGAGGATACAAGAGTTAGTTTAAAACTTTTAAATCATTTTAATATAAAAAAGTCTTTAATAAGTTATCATAAACATAATGAGCAAGGCAAAAGTGAGGATTTGATATCTATATTAAAGAACGGAAAAAGTGTGGCTATAATAACTGATGCTGGTACTCCTGGGATTTCAGATCCAGGAAGTGTGGTAGTTCAAAAATGTATAGAAGAAGATATTTCTTTTGAAGTGCTCCCAGGTGCAACAGCGATAACTACAGCATTAGTATACTCTGGATTAGACACTACAAGCTTTTTATTTAAAGGATTCCTTCCAAGAGAAAATAAGGACAGAAAACCTGTACTAGAAGACATTAAAAATAGAACAGAGACTCTAATTTTTTATGAAGCACCACATAGATTAAGAAGTACCTTAGAAGCACTATATGAGGGGTTGGGTAATAGGAATATATCTCTTTGTAGGGAACTTACAAAGTTACATGAAGAAATATTGAGATTTTCCTTAGAAGAAGCTATAAACTATTATGATGATATAAATCCAAGAGGAGAGTATGTACTAGTTGTAAGTGGTAAAAGTTTAGAGGAAATAAGGAAAGAGGAAATATCTAAATGGGAAGATTTAAGTATAGAAGACCATATTAGAAAATATATAGAGGATGGACTTAGTAAGAAAGAAGCAGTTAAAAAAGTTGCAAAAGAACGAGGTATACCAAAAGGAGAAGTTTATAAATATTCAATAGATATATAA
- a CDS encoding tRNA1(Val) (adenine(37)-N6)-methyltransferase, translating into MEFIREDETLEDLQLKGLKLIQKKDGFRFGVDAVLLANFARVKRNAKVIDLCSGTGIVPFILAGKTEAEKITGIEIQEDMVDMALRTVKLNELEHRVDFRNIDLKDNKLIKSLDKVDVITVNPPYKLNNSGILNPTDKMAIARHEVCCTLEDVIKTSRVLLKDNGRFFMVHRPERLVDILSLMRDYKLEPKRIRMVHPSVNKAPNIVLIEGQRDGGRFFKWEDPLYVHNIDGSYTEEIINIYNSHREEK; encoded by the coding sequence ATGGAATTTATAAGAGAAGATGAAACTTTAGAGGATTTACAATTAAAGGGATTAAAACTTATTCAAAAGAAAGATGGTTTTAGATTTGGAGTAGATGCAGTGTTACTTGCAAACTTTGCAAGAGTTAAAAGGAATGCTAAAGTAATTGATTTGTGTTCAGGTACAGGAATAGTTCCCTTTATTTTAGCTGGAAAGACAGAGGCGGAGAAAATAACAGGAATTGAAATACAGGAAGATATGGTAGACATGGCTTTGCGTACAGTAAAGTTAAATGAGTTAGAACATAGAGTGGATTTTAGAAACATAGATCTAAAGGATAATAAGCTTATAAAGTCATTAGATAAGGTAGATGTAATTACAGTCAATCCACCATATAAGTTGAATAATTCGGGTATATTAAACCCTACAGATAAAATGGCTATTGCAAGACATGAGGTATGTTGTACTCTTGAAGATGTAATCAAGACTTCTAGGGTATTACTTAAGGATAATGGAAGGTTTTTTATGGTTCATAGACCAGAGAGATTAGTTGATATTTTAAGTTTAATGAGAGATTATAAATTAGAACCTAAGAGAATTAGAATGGTTCATCCGTCAGTTAATAAAGCACCTAATATAGTTCTCATAGAGGGACAAAGGGACGGAGGAAGATTTTTTAAGTGGGAAGACCCGTTATATGTTCACAATATAGATGGAAGTTATACAGAGGAGATTATAAATATATACAATTCTCATAGAGAGGAGAAATAA
- a CDS encoding efflux RND transporter permease subunit, with protein MKRFGEFIVKRRVLVILISLLLLIPSILGFIGTRINYDILSYLPQELDTMKGQKILDEEFSNASTGMLMVENMQSKDVVKLKEEIEKVKGVEKAIWISDAMDISVPKEMLPEKIRNMFYSKDTTLIMIKFKEGSASVNTFNAVDSIKKITGKRAFLGGMSAIIHDTRQLAEKETPFYVLIAVAFAIIVLMLTMESTVVPFIFLVGIGFPIAYNLGSNYFLGEISYITKALAAVLQLGVTMDYSIFLLHRYEEEKSKRENREEAMAEAIASTFTSIAGSSLTTIAGFLALCTMKLGLGKDIGIVMAKGVVLGVLSTVTTLPALLMFFDKAIHKYTHRTVMPGFKKVSNFVVKHNKALAVFFVVLFVPFIYAQNNTEVYYNLDEALPKDLDSIVATNKLKEDYKMTTTHFVITDKNIEPYKVKEMVGKIENIDGIENVLSYDSVMGASIPENFIPDEIKEVSKKGNYSLMMINSKYKAATKEENEQITKLNDIVKSYDKGAVIAGEGPLTKDLIDIADKDFKSVNVSSILAIFIIVLLVFSSLSIPVILVLAIELAISINLGLPYFTGTIVPFVASIVIGTIQLGATVDYAILMTSRFKEELNNGLNKYEAIKIAIEESSKSIVTSALTFFGATIGVYAVSKMELIKSLCLLMARGAIISMFSIIIMLPPLLIIFEKVISKTTRKWRDTSMESNQQSSL; from the coding sequence ATGAAAAGATTTGGAGAATTTATAGTAAAACGCAGAGTTTTAGTAATTTTAATCTCCTTGCTACTTTTAATTCCTTCAATTTTGGGATTTATAGGAACTAGAATAAATTATGATATTTTAAGTTACCTTCCACAGGAATTAGATACTATGAAGGGCCAAAAAATATTAGATGAAGAGTTCTCTAATGCAAGTACAGGAATGCTTATGGTTGAGAATATGCAGTCTAAAGATGTGGTAAAACTAAAGGAAGAAATAGAGAAGGTTAAGGGTGTAGAAAAAGCTATTTGGATAAGTGATGCGATGGATATCAGTGTTCCGAAGGAAATGCTTCCAGAAAAAATTAGAAATATGTTTTATAGCAAAGACACTACTCTTATTATGATAAAGTTTAAAGAAGGATCAGCATCAGTCAATACCTTTAATGCAGTAGATAGTATAAAAAAGATAACAGGGAAAAGAGCTTTCCTTGGAGGAATGTCAGCAATAATTCATGATACAAGACAACTTGCAGAAAAAGAAACGCCATTTTATGTATTAATAGCAGTAGCATTTGCAATTATAGTTTTAATGCTTACTATGGAATCAACAGTGGTTCCCTTTATATTCTTAGTGGGAATAGGGTTCCCAATAGCATATAACTTAGGATCAAATTATTTCTTAGGAGAGATATCATATATAACTAAAGCACTGGCTGCTGTATTACAGCTAGGGGTAACCATGGACTACTCTATTTTCTTACTTCATAGATATGAGGAAGAAAAGTCAAAGAGGGAAAATAGAGAAGAGGCTATGGCAGAGGCTATTGCAAGTACATTTACATCTATTGCAGGAAGTTCTCTTACAACTATAGCCGGATTCTTAGCATTATGCACTATGAAACTTGGACTTGGAAAAGATATAGGAATAGTTATGGCAAAGGGTGTTGTACTAGGAGTTTTATCTACAGTAACAACTTTACCAGCATTACTTATGTTCTTTGATAAAGCAATTCATAAGTACACACATAGAACTGTAATGCCAGGATTTAAAAAGGTTTCAAACTTTGTAGTAAAACACAATAAAGCACTTGCAGTTTTCTTTGTAGTGCTGTTCGTGCCATTTATATATGCTCAAAACAATACAGAGGTATACTATAACTTAGATGAGGCATTACCTAAAGACTTAGACTCTATAGTAGCAACAAATAAGTTAAAAGAAGACTATAAAATGACAACAACACATTTTGTTATAACTGATAAAAATATCGAGCCATATAAAGTTAAAGAAATGGTAGGAAAAATTGAAAATATAGACGGAATAGAAAATGTATTAAGTTATGATTCTGTAATGGGGGCATCTATACCTGAGAATTTCATACCAGATGAGATTAAGGAAGTATCTAAAAAGGGCAATTATAGCTTAATGATGATAAATTCTAAATATAAAGCAGCAACAAAGGAAGAAAATGAACAAATTACTAAGCTAAATGATATTGTTAAATCTTATGATAAAGGTGCAGTGATAGCAGGTGAGGGTCCACTTACAAAAGACCTAATTGACATAGCTGATAAGGACTTTAAGAGCGTTAACGTATCTTCAATATTAGCTATATTCATAATAGTATTATTAGTATTTTCATCTTTATCAATACCAGTAATTTTGGTACTAGCTATAGAACTTGCAATTTCTATTAACCTAGGACTTCCATACTTTACAGGTACAATAGTACCATTTGTTGCAAGTATAGTAATTGGTACTATTCAATTAGGTGCAACAGTTGACTATGCAATTTTAATGACAAGTAGATTTAAAGAAGAGTTAAATAATGGACTTAATAAATACGAAGCTATAAAAATAGCAATTGAAGAGAGTTCAAAATCCATAGTTACAAGTGCACTTACATTCTTTGGAGCAACTATAGGTGTTTATGCAGTATCAAAAATGGAACTTATAAAGAGTTTATGTTTACTAATGGCTAGAGGAGCTATTATAAGTATGTTCTCAATAATAATTATGTTACCTCCATTATTAATAATTTTTGAAAAAGTAATTTCAAAAACCACAAGAAAGTGGAGAGATACATCTATGGAAAGTAATCAACAGTCATCACTATAG
- a CDS encoding C40 family peptidase, whose amino-acid sequence MNKKIRVLILTGILITSLSLKVLADPYAPDTPDIPAGEVQSTNIDNEQNKINNNKIQIEKNKIEYEKAIKEINDVETRIQKLDREIENMMIKIQDANKRIDSTNEKITLAQLELSKAEDEMKREKSLFNKRAKNLYMNGKDNYIEIVLDSKGLHDFISRIENLRAIVEYDREITAQIKEKKAKINQRKEDLEIKRKESITLKNDLQKDLDILNTAKAEQEPLIKKAEEKKKQYENIINTYESEIKKSKAQIDMLMRNSRGGAALDVQYEVPKSGPAAERAIAVARQFIGSWYVWGGARPQQKDTSGKWMVPKFRGDQSYGGFDCSGLVQFAYGQVGINLSRTTFTQINEGMPVGKSQLQPGDLVFFGNISAPHHIGIYIGNGEYLHAPQTGDRIKISNLWSRGDFCAARRVAY is encoded by the coding sequence TTGAATAAGAAGATAAGAGTATTAATACTTACAGGTATATTAATTACTTCATTAAGTTTAAAAGTATTGGCAGACCCATATGCTCCAGATACGCCAGATATTCCAGCTGGAGAGGTGCAATCTACTAACATAGACAATGAGCAAAACAAAATAAATAATAATAAAATTCAAATAGAAAAAAATAAGATTGAATATGAGAAAGCTATAAAAGAAATAAATGATGTAGAAACAAGGATTCAGAAGTTAGACAGAGAAATCGAAAATATGATGATAAAAATACAAGATGCTAATAAGAGGATAGATAGTACAAATGAAAAGATCACTCTAGCACAGTTAGAATTAAGTAAAGCAGAAGATGAGATGAAAAGGGAGAAATCTCTATTCAACAAAAGAGCTAAAAATCTATATATGAATGGTAAGGATAATTATATAGAGATTGTATTGGATTCCAAAGGACTACATGATTTTATTTCAAGAATAGAAAATTTAAGAGCCATTGTTGAGTACGATAGAGAAATAACAGCACAAATAAAAGAAAAAAAGGCTAAAATAAATCAGAGAAAAGAAGATTTAGAAATTAAGCGAAAGGAAAGCATAACTTTAAAGAATGATCTTCAGAAAGATCTAGATATATTAAATACTGCCAAGGCAGAACAAGAACCATTGATTAAAAAGGCTGAAGAGAAAAAGAAGCAATATGAGAATATAATTAATACATATGAATCAGAAATAAAAAAGAGTAAAGCACAAATAGATATGCTTATGAGAAATTCTAGAGGGGGGGCTGCTTTAGATGTCCAATATGAGGTGCCCAAATCTGGACCTGCTGCAGAGCGTGCTATAGCAGTAGCTAGACAATTTATTGGATCGTGGTATGTTTGGGGAGGTGCAAGACCTCAACAAAAGGATACCAGTGGTAAGTGGATGGTTCCTAAATTTAGAGGAGATCAATCCTATGGAGGATTTGATTGTTCAGGGTTAGTTCAATTTGCATATGGGCAAGTTGGTATAAATTTAAGTAGAACTACATTTACTCAAATAAATGAAGGGATGCCTGTGGGAAAATCACAGTTACAACCAGGAGACTTAGTTTTCTTTGGAAATATATCTGCACCACATCATATAGGTATATACATAGGAAATGGAGAGTATCTACATGCACCACAAACAGGAGACAGAATCAAAATCTCTAATTTATGGAGTAGAGGAGATTTTTGTGCAGCTAGAAGGGTAGCATATTAA
- a CDS encoding FeoA family protein: MDCTKVLKLSEVPVGKKAKIIKVSSTGLSKQRLLDLGMVENTIIHVLRKSAWGDPTAFLIRNTCIALRCEESSNIEVILWD, from the coding sequence ATGGATTGTACTAAAGTACTAAAACTTAGTGAAGTTCCTGTAGGAAAAAAAGCTAAAATAATTAAAGTTTCATCTACAGGACTCTCTAAACAAAGATTACTAGATCTAGGTATGGTTGAAAATACTATAATACATGTTTTAAGAAAAAGTGCTTGGGGAGATCCTACCGCATTTTTAATTAGAAATACCTGCATAGCTTTAAGATGTGAAGAATCAAGTAATATAGAGGTGATTTTATGGGATTAA
- a CDS encoding TetR/AcrR family transcriptional regulator has translation MEMSKKVTVTQKKKRKESDLFQAAYELFGTKGFNDTSIDDIVKKAGVAKGTFYLYFKDKFDIINRIVLKKSALVIKEAMEKTDEQNIEEFAEQIIYFTDYIIEYFKENKILLKIINKNFSWGIYRRALTDTKQNEEMVKAIGIYMEHMQNMGMTADEAEKTLFIIIELIGTVSYSSIILGEPDNIDSMKPILFNSIRKILSI, from the coding sequence ATGGAGATGTCAAAAAAAGTTACGGTAACACAAAAGAAGAAGAGGAAAGAGAGTGATCTTTTTCAAGCTGCCTATGAGCTTTTTGGAACGAAGGGTTTCAATGATACATCTATAGATGACATTGTAAAAAAGGCAGGGGTAGCTAAGGGTACATTTTATCTTTATTTCAAAGATAAGTTTGATATTATAAACAGAATTGTTCTAAAAAAGAGCGCTTTAGTTATAAAAGAAGCAATGGAAAAAACTGATGAACAAAATATTGAGGAGTTTGCTGAACAGATAATATACTTTACAGATTATATAATAGAGTATTTTAAAGAAAACAAGATACTATTGAAAATTATAAACAAAAACTTCTCATGGGGGATTTATAGAAGAGCTTTAACTGATACCAAGCAAAATGAGGAAATGGTTAAAGCTATCGGAATATACATGGAACACATGCAAAATATGGGTATGACTGCTGATGAAGCTGAAAAAACCTTATTTATAATAATAGAACTTATAGGAACAGTTTCGTATTCCTCTATTATTTTAGGTGAGCCAGATAATATCGACAGTATGAAACCTATACTATTTAACTCAATAAGAAAAATACTAAGTATATAA